In Ornithorhynchus anatinus isolate Pmale09 chromosome 5, mOrnAna1.pri.v4, whole genome shotgun sequence, the DNA window AGACCGCGAAATATTAAACCCGCAGCTCCCACCCCGGCCGGGAGACGGCTCGTCACCATGGCAACCCCCTGCGCCAGCCTGCCGCAGTCAGCACGGCGGGCCGAGGGGGATGGGCGGTCAGGTGTGAgggctcctccgagaggcccccggcccgcccttcgacccccgaccccgaccccccgcccggggcccagcctctctgcccccggcccgccccggcctctcccccgacccccgcccgcggcccgggaccgcccccgccccccccccccccccccccggcggcccaGCCTCACCCCACCACGGCCCAACCTGCGCCCCCCGGGCCCACGCCCCCGACCGCGGCCCAGCCTGTCCCTACCGCCGCCCAACctgtgccgcccccccccccgggcccggcgccccCCACCACGGCCCAGCCTgtccccccgggcctcggcctccCGTCCGTCTTCACACCTCCTGCGGCCGGCCCGGTGGCgcgcccgccccacccccgcccctcgtcaCCACgggaggggccagaggggagcagaagggcaCCCCGCGACGAGAAGAGCCGGGCCGGCCTGGGCCGCGGCGGTGGCCGCCTGCccgcgcccggccccccgccccccgagcggCGCTCCGGCCCGCTCGCCCACCCCATGGGGCCCGGCCGCCGGGCTCCCTCACGGGCACGGCACGTTGGCCCAGGTGTTTCCCCGCGGAatgtcccccccacacacacacacacccccctcaaGGTGCCAGAGGCCCGGCCTAGGGTCACCCCGACGCCGGCCAGACACCCAGCTGCCCACCGCCGCGCCAACCACCGGGACGCCCCCCCCGGCCTGCCTCCTGCCCGCCGCGCCCCCAACCCCCCGCGGGGTGCCCGCCCGGTGCCCGCCCGGTGCCAGCCCCTTACGCTTGTGGTTGTTTTTCCGGTGGAAGGCCAACGTGTGGCGCTCGGCgttctcctcgccctcctcctccgccaggtGGGTATGCGTGTAGTGGTAGCTCAGGCCCGGGCGATTCTTATAGCGCTTCCCGCAGACTGgaggggggcacggggggggggggaccggggacGGGAGAGGGTCCGTCAGggctcctccccggcccggacccccgggccgccccttcgacccccgccccgcaccccacGGCCGCCCGACTCACTGTCACAGACGTAGGGCTTGTCTCGGTCCTCCAGAGAGGCCGGGTCCTGTCTCTTCCGCAATCCCCCGATCCCGTACGCCTGGgtggaagcgggggagacagagaacgggGTCGCCGAGGTACGGGGGGGAtaacgacgataataataataacgatcgggCTATCCGGTAAGCGTtgaccacgtgccgggcaccgtacgaagcgccggggcggacacgggCAGGTCGGAcgcaggccccacgtgggactcgcagacttcatccccacttttcagatgaggtgaccgaggcacggggaagttaagggTCCCGCGCAGcagacaggtttagaacccacgacctcctggattcgcaggcccgggctccggccaccaggcgggaggggggcgagggaacGGGGGCGGGTCGCCGAGGCgtaggaggagggcgaggggcgagggggaagggagaggagggggacagagtgggcggcgggagagggagggagagcccggagcccaggggaggagggaggaagggctgggcgggcggggggacgtTACCTTCCCTTTCGCCTTGTTCTTGCGCCTCGGGATATCGTCCTCCAGGTCCTCGACTTCCAGGTCGTGGGGGAAGTCGGCCAGCTGCGGCTtctgaggaggagcgggagggggtggggagggggtcagactgggtggggaggggggcagagccagcagtgggagggggtgggcaccAGACAGAAACCATCAACGTGGAGGCGGGGAAGACACCCGAGGTGTCTCCAGCcccaggaatggggagggaccGGGCGACCGGGCGACCGGGCGAGGGGAGGGGTCCGGGCtctgggcggcggggggcggggggggcgggggaggggcgggcattCGGGgccctgccgggggggggggggggccgggggaaggtctCGGGGCTGGCACCGGCAGGCCCCACCACCCCGGCCCCGTGGCGCCGTCCACGGGGCTCCCGGGCGGTTCCGGGGGAGGGCGAGCCGGGCCGGGGTCGCACCGGGGGGCGGAGACCCCACCTGGCAGTCCAGGACCGTCTCCTCCTCCTTGAGCTCCATCTTCTTCTCGCCCGTCTCGGCGCAGAGCAGCGCCTCCAGCACGGGCCCCTCGGGCAGACCCCCTTCCTTCTTCAGGGAAGCCTCGcaatctgggggagggggaggtcggcTGGGGGCACGGCGGGGTcgcgggccccctcccccagcagccccGGACGGGGAAAGGCGGGGGAGGTCCCGGGACCGAAGTTGACTCgggggcccggccctcccctcccaaaTCGCTAGGCCCGTCTCGGGGGAGTGGTACCCACCGTGTCCCAGGGAAACGAGCTCCCGTTTCCATGGAAACCAAAGTAACAGCCCCCAAGGAAACGGAGACAGAAACAAAATGAGaccgaggagggaggagggagggagggagggagggagggagggagggagggagggagggagggagggagggagggaggggagccggtCGGGCCAGCGGCGGGGcgccagggagggaggaaggaggcgacGGGAGCAAGATCCGGGGAGCGGGTGGGGATGGGGACCCCAGAGAGGGGGCATGGAGGTGGCACGTGGGGAGGATTGGGGTGCTGAGCAGTGGGGAGCggcggaaggggggaggggagcgagggatggaggccgggggggggggaggattcgACCGAAGGAcggatgggggcggaggggggaggccggCGGTGGGGGCGAGCAGAAGGGCAGAGCCACGTTAACGGGGCTGCGGGCCAAGGAATCCACCGGCCTGGGGCGAGACTCGAACCCGGGCCAGCAGGAGGGTCGcagggacaccctccctccaagtgtccccccccccccgccaaccgtCCGGCCCCGCCCAAAGccactcccggcccccgcccgcaggTGTCCAACCTGGCCCCGGGTGGCCCTCGGGGGGACACTGACCGATCTTATACTCGCAAGGCCGCAGCCGGGGGTCCTCCAAGATGTTCAGTCTCCTCTTCTTCCGCCAGCAGCGGGCGGGGTAGGTATAGATCTGCCCAGGGGCcagacctggggtgggggggggggcacgaatGGAGGGGAAGGGCCGGAGGGCCAGGCGTGACCCTCAGCTCTTCCACCGGCGGCCCcgggctctccctcccccacccggtACCGTGGCACGGAGGGGCGGGGGACGCGACGGccgggacgggaggagggggtagaccggggggcccggcccaaccggggggaggggagtctgGAGACGGGGGGCCCTGcggatggggaggggacgggcgggCCTGAAGccggggctcggggggcggggaggacgggcgGGGGCCTCACCGGGGCCGCGGTGGGTCTTCTCCATCCAGATGTAGCAGTTGTTCTGGGCCACGCCGGTCTGCGAGTCGAGGAAAGGGAGCCTCATGCTGCGCTCGGCGCACAGGCGGGCATTGTAGCTGCGGCAGTGCTCGATGGCCTCGCGGTAGAAATCCTCGCCCAGGCTGGCGGGGGCAGGCGGGGGAAGGAGGCCGCGTCAGCGCGGGGACCCCCGATCCGCCGCCCCTGCTCCGCCCGAGCCCCGACCCCGACGCCCCCAGAACGCCCccggccttctcctccccacctggctcccggctctccctctccaccctcccttcccttctctctctctctctctctctcgtggtatctggtgagtgcttactgtgtgccaggcaccataccaagcgccggggtagacgcaggtaaAACGCACCCGGacttcccttccccatctggCTCCCgggtctccctctccatcctcccctcccttctctctctctctctctctctctcatggtatttttaagtgcttattgtgccgggcactctacgaagcactggggtagacgcgagcAAATCAGGTAAAACACAcccagccttcccctccccacccggctcccgggtctccctctccatcctctcctcccttctcgctctctctcccttacggtatttttgaagtgctcactgtgcgcgaggtactatactaagcgccggggtagacgcaagccgATCGGGTAAAACACACCCGGACTTCCCGCCCCACCGGGCTCCCGGggcccccctctccatcctccgctcccttctctctcatggcatctgttaagcacttaccgcctgccagggactatactaagcgttgggatagacggGAGTCGATCGGGTAAAAATACACCCGGCCTTCCCGTCCGTGGCTCCCgggtctccctctccaccctcccctcccttctctctctctctctctctctcatggcgttggttaagcgcttactgtgtgcccggcactataccaagcacagg includes these proteins:
- the DPF1 gene encoding zinc finger protein neuro-d4 isoform X5 — encoded protein: MATAIQNPLKSLGEDFYREAIEHCRSYNARLCAERSMRLPFLDSQTGVAQNNCYIWMEKTHRGPGLAPGQIYTYPARCWRKKRRLNILEDPRLRPCEYKIDCEASLKKEGGLPEGPVLEALLCAETGEKKMELKEEETVLDCQKPQLADFPHDLEVEDLEDDIPRRKNKAKGKAYGIGGLRKRQDPASLEDRDKPYVCDICGKRYKNRPGLSYHYTHTHLAEEEGEENAERHTLAFHRKNNHKPKKAPDGTVIPNGYCDFCLGGSKKTGCPEDLISCADCGRSGHPSCLQFTVNMTAAVRTYRWQCIECKSCSLCGTSENDDQLLFCDDCDRGYHMYCLSPPMAEPPEGSWSCHLCLRQLKEKASAYITLT
- the DPF1 gene encoding zinc finger protein neuro-d4 isoform X2, which produces MATAIQNPLKSLGEDFYREAIEHCRSYNARLCAERSMRLPFLDSQTGVAQNNCYIWMEKTHRGPGLAPGQIYTYPARCWRKKRRLNILEDPRLRPCEYKIDCEASLKKEGGLPEGPVLEALLCAETGEKKMELKEEETVLDCQKPQLADFPHDLEVEDLEDDIPRRKNKAKGKAYGIGGLRKRQDPASLEDRDKPYVCDICGKRYKNRPGLSYHYTHTHLAEEEGEENAERHTLAFHRKNNHKQFYKELNWVPEAQRRHTAKKAPDGTVIPNGYCDFCLGGSKKTGCPEDLISCADCGRSGHPSCLQFTVNMTAAVRTYRWQCIECKSCSLCGTSENDSLSNTYREPTRPLPSSLVSTCACPLGASRAVSAPRTSCCSATTVTGVTICTA
- the DPF1 gene encoding zinc finger protein neuro-d4 isoform X6, which gives rise to MATAIQNPLKSLGEDFYREAIEHCRSYNARLCAERSMRLPFLDSQTGVAQNNCYIWMEKTHRGPGLAPGQIYTYPARCWRKKRRLNILEDPRLRPCEYKIDCEASLKKEGGLPEGPVLEALLCAETGEKKMELKEEETVLDCQKPQLADFPHDLEVEDLEDDIPRRKNKAKGKAYGIGGLRKRQDPASLEDRDKPYVCDICGKRYKNRPGLSYHYTHTHLAEEEGEENAERHTLAFHRKNNHKRHPSCLQFTVNMTAAVRTYRWQCIECKSCSLCGTSENDPGGLCPQDQLLFCDDCDRGYHMYCLSPPMAEPPEGSWSCHLCLRQLKEKASAYITLT
- the DPF1 gene encoding zinc finger protein neuro-d4 isoform X3; its protein translation is MATAIQNPLKSLGEDFYREAIEHCRSYNARLCAERSMRLPFLDSQTGVAQNNCYIWMEKTHRGPGLAPGQIYTYPARCWRKKRRLNILEDPRLRPCEYKIDCEASLKKEGGLPEGPVLEALLCAETGEKKMELKEEETVLDCQKPQLADFPHDLEVEDLEDDIPRRKNKAKGKAYGIGGLRKRQDPASLEDRDKPYVCDICGKRYKNRPGLSYHYTHTHLAEEEGEENAERHTLAFHRKNNHKQFYKELNWVPEAQRRHTAKKAPDGTVIPNGYCDFCLGGSKKTGCPEDLISCADCGRSGHPSCLQFTVNMTAAVRTYRWQCIECKSCSLCGTSENDDQLLFCDDCDRGYHMYCLSPPMAEPPEGSWSCHLCLRQLKEKASAYITLT
- the DPF1 gene encoding zinc finger protein neuro-d4 isoform X1 — protein: MATAIQNPLKSLGEDFYREAIEHCRSYNARLCAERSMRLPFLDSQTGVAQNNCYIWMEKTHRGPGLAPGQIYTYPARCWRKKRRLNILEDPRLRPCEYKIDCEASLKKEGGLPEGPVLEALLCAETGEKKMELKEEETVLDCQKPQLADFPHDLEVEDLEDDIPRRKNKAKGKAYGIGGLRKRQDPASLEDRDKPYVCDICGKRYKNRPGLSYHYTHTHLAEEEGEENAERHTLAFHRKNNHKQFYKELNWVPEAQRRHTAKKAPDGTVIPNGYCDFCLGGSKKTGCPEDLISCADCGRSGHPSCLQFTVNMTAAVRTYRWQCIECKSCSLCGTSENDPGGLCPQDQLLFCDDCDRGYHMYCLSPPMAEPPEGSWSCHLCLRQLKEKASAYITLT
- the DPF1 gene encoding zinc finger protein neuro-d4 isoform X4, whose translation is MATAIQNPLKSLGEDFYREAIEHCRSYNARLCAERSMRLPFLDSQTGVAQNNCYIWMEKTHRGPGLAPGQIYTYPARCWRKKRRLNILEDPRLRPCEYKIDCEASLKKEGGLPEGPVLEALLCAETGEKKMELKEEETVLDCQKPQLADFPHDLEVEDLEDDIPRRKNKAKGKAYGIGGLRKRQDPASLEDRDKPYVCDICGKRYKNRPGLSYHYTHTHLAEEEGEENAERHTLAFHRKNNHKPKKAPDGTVIPNGYCDFCLGGSKKTGCPEDLISCADCGRSGHPSCLQFTVNMTAAVRTYRWQCIECKSCSLCGTSENDPGGLCPQDQLLFCDDCDRGYHMYCLSPPMAEPPEGSWSCHLCLRQLKEKASAYITLT